A genomic segment from Pistricoccus aurantiacus encodes:
- a CDS encoding WecB/TagA/CpsF family glycosyltransferase encodes MNRLLFLLKEKSNKEKEISCRIVTFLNPYSYLIARKEIDMLSHLDCILYDGVLLVFLMRLAGSNVQRTSFDMTSLAPVVFREASESGNDIYFLGSEPGVADEAVARFKHAFPKLKVCGTRHGFFANVQERNDVIAELVEKNPSIVVVGMGTPAQEKFLVDLKAAGWMGKGYTCGGFLHQTARGGTQYYPEWMDRMNLRWLYRMIDEPKLIRRYFLDYPKFILVFAYDLSCYWTQMLRRR; translated from the coding sequence ATGAACCGTTTATTGTTTTTATTGAAGGAAAAGTCTAATAAGGAAAAAGAAATTTCCTGTAGAATAGTAACTTTTCTAAATCCGTATTCTTATCTTATCGCCAGAAAAGAAATCGATATGTTAAGTCATTTAGACTGCATTCTATATGATGGGGTCTTACTGGTTTTTTTGATGCGTCTGGCAGGGAGCAATGTCCAGCGTACCAGTTTCGACATGACCTCTCTTGCACCAGTAGTATTTCGCGAAGCTAGCGAGTCCGGCAACGATATCTACTTTTTAGGTAGTGAGCCCGGCGTCGCGGACGAGGCCGTTGCGCGGTTCAAGCATGCATTCCCGAAGTTAAAGGTATGTGGTACACGACATGGCTTCTTCGCTAATGTACAAGAGCGGAACGATGTCATCGCTGAGTTAGTCGAGAAGAATCCTTCCATCGTAGTCGTCGGTATGGGCACTCCCGCGCAAGAAAAATTCCTTGTCGATCTTAAAGCAGCGGGCTGGATGGGTAAGGGCTACACTTGTGGCGGTTTTCTGCATCAGACTGCGCGTGGTGGTACCCAGTATTATCCCGAGTGGATGGATCGAATGAATCTTCGTTGGCTATATCGCATGATCGATGAGCCCAAACTGATACGTCGTTATTTTCTAGATTACCCAAAATTCATCCTTGTATTCGCTTACGATCTAAGTTGTTACTGGACGCAAATGTTGCGCCGGCGATAA
- the galE gene encoding UDP-glucose 4-epimerase GalE: MAILVTGGAGYIGIHTVVELTEAGFNVVVIDNLFNGSVLALKRAEKITGKAIGFVEGDIRDRALLDKVFAEHDIDTVIHFAGLKAVGESFNRPLAYYENNVCGTIVLCQAMEAASVRRLIFSSSATVYGSESPVPYVETTPRGTTSNPYGSSKAMVEKLLEDLVVADKRWSVALLRYFNPIGAHPSGLIGEDPQGIPNNLIPFIAQVAVGRQDALTIFGNDYPTKDGTCERDYLHVVDLAIGHLKALKAVSEPGVSIFNLGAGQSVSVLEMVKSFTRVTGVKISYCFGARRAGDLPVFWADATKAMKELGWVAEKTLDDMMADTWRWQASNPHGYEVRDEKVQ, encoded by the coding sequence ATGGCGATTCTGGTTACAGGAGGCGCGGGCTATATCGGCATACATACTGTTGTAGAGCTTACTGAAGCTGGGTTCAATGTTGTCGTGATCGATAATCTGTTCAATGGAAGTGTCTTGGCTTTAAAGCGAGCTGAAAAAATCACTGGAAAGGCTATCGGTTTTGTCGAGGGTGATATTCGAGACCGAGCTTTGCTGGATAAAGTATTTGCCGAACACGATATTGATACGGTGATTCATTTCGCAGGCCTGAAAGCAGTGGGAGAAAGCTTCAATAGACCATTAGCTTATTATGAAAATAATGTCTGCGGCACTATAGTGCTCTGCCAAGCGATGGAGGCTGCGAGCGTAAGGCGGCTCATTTTTAGTTCTTCAGCAACGGTGTATGGAAGCGAGTCCCCTGTACCCTATGTGGAAACCACACCGCGCGGTACTACCTCCAATCCATATGGCTCCTCCAAAGCAATGGTGGAGAAGCTGCTCGAGGATCTGGTGGTAGCCGACAAGCGCTGGTCGGTAGCACTATTGAGATACTTCAATCCTATCGGAGCACATCCTTCTGGCTTGATCGGTGAGGATCCGCAGGGCATCCCTAATAATCTAATACCCTTTATCGCCCAAGTTGCTGTCGGGCGGCAAGATGCACTGACAATTTTCGGCAATGACTACCCGACTAAGGACGGCACCTGTGAGCGAGACTATCTCCATGTCGTAGACTTGGCTATCGGCCATCTTAAAGCCCTGAAGGCAGTAAGCGAGCCGGGCGTTTCCATCTTTAATCTGGGGGCCGGGCAGAGTGTCTCGGTGCTCGAGATGGTGAAGAGCTTCACTCGTGTGACTGGAGTAAAGATATCGTATTGTTTCGGTGCTCGACGTGCGGGTGATTTGCCTGTTTTCTGGGCGGATGCCACCAAGGCTATGAAGGAATTGGGATGGGTTGCCGAGAAAACGTTAGACGACATGATGGCCGACACGTGGCGCTGGCAAGCAAGCAATCCGCACGGTTACGAAGTGCGAGATGAGAAGGTTCAGTAG
- a CDS encoding O-antigen ligase family protein, with amino-acid sequence MAGLLGYAALRMLWGEVGDLSGTLMAMLGLIAVLIYGRGIRSSAVLWLLLAALLVQTLSWGLGYLHHPEWVADNPQLDRLAKLFIFIAVAWWLGGSTRNTLLVWGIAVAGYLVASFTLGGGVAEWLRGLGGERVGFGVRNLQHGSMLFGVALIGVVIFTQRFVMSGMRVVWWRALIWLIVFGLCVTGVFIGQTRAVWLGTLTAFLVAGCLGSLWALMKSQGRHIAKPLLICLSVVLVVSLVAVLAFKKPLMARITQESQVVAQVLQGDVEQIPYTSIGTRINSWIAASEWIKQRPFVGWGSEGRALVMEHTAWLNPAVKAQYGHLHNFLLEIWVAYGVLGILVIMALATWIARGTWLAWRSGIIPNDIALFGISFFFYWVFVNQFESYNSFGTGVYVHNLVLGGLVTHIWRWQSMTDKNVFFTLGSRK; translated from the coding sequence GTGGCGGGACTGCTGGGCTATGCTGCATTGCGTATGCTATGGGGTGAGGTAGGAGACTTGAGTGGCACACTGATGGCCATGTTGGGTCTGATTGCTGTGCTGATATACGGTCGTGGTATTCGAAGCTCCGCGGTTCTCTGGCTGTTACTCGCTGCGCTTCTTGTTCAGACACTGTCATGGGGGCTTGGCTATCTGCATCACCCGGAATGGGTGGCCGATAATCCCCAGTTAGATCGTCTCGCTAAACTGTTTATCTTCATTGCTGTCGCCTGGTGGCTTGGAGGGAGCACGCGAAATACTCTCTTGGTTTGGGGAATAGCAGTAGCCGGCTATCTGGTTGCGTCTTTTACCTTGGGTGGGGGTGTTGCCGAGTGGTTGCGCGGGCTTGGCGGAGAGCGCGTTGGCTTCGGAGTGAGAAACCTTCAACATGGCTCCATGCTGTTCGGAGTAGCACTGATCGGTGTCGTGATATTCACCCAACGTTTCGTGATGTCTGGCATGCGTGTCGTATGGTGGCGAGCTCTTATCTGGCTGATTGTGTTTGGGCTCTGTGTGACAGGTGTCTTTATCGGTCAGACACGTGCTGTTTGGCTGGGAACGCTGACCGCATTTCTTGTAGCGGGCTGTTTGGGCTCTCTATGGGCGTTAATGAAAAGCCAGGGACGTCACATTGCCAAGCCGCTATTGATCTGCTTGTCAGTTGTACTAGTGGTATCGCTAGTTGCCGTCTTGGCTTTCAAAAAGCCGTTAATGGCACGTATCACACAAGAGTCCCAGGTCGTCGCACAGGTTCTGCAAGGCGATGTGGAGCAGATACCCTATACTAGTATCGGCACACGCATTAATAGTTGGATAGCAGCTAGTGAATGGATTAAACAGCGGCCATTTGTCGGCTGGGGGAGTGAAGGTCGTGCCCTAGTGATGGAACACACCGCATGGTTGAATCCAGCTGTAAAGGCACAGTATGGGCATTTACATAATTTTCTGTTGGAGATTTGGGTAGCCTATGGCGTGCTTGGCATATTGGTAATTATGGCATTAGCAACTTGGATTGCTCGAGGAACCTGGCTTGCTTGGCGCAGTGGTATCATACCAAATGATATTGCTTTGTTTGGTATTTCTTTTTTCTTTTACTGGGTATTCGTCAATCAGTTCGAGTCCTATAATTCGTTTGGTACGGGCGTATATGTGCACAATCTTGTTTTAGGCGGCCTTGTGACTCATATCTGGCGCTGGCAATCGATGACGGACAAGAATGTATTCTTCACTCTAGGCTCACGTAAATGA
- a CDS encoding undecaprenyl-phosphate glucose phosphotransferase codes for MSRKSLALTERYPAPLVVPIVDILAIVLSGFIAHGMRFGNFQLHDRYVLAITVMALSAVLLNNLMDAYSRWRITSLFTLLGRLAMAWFIVGVLAASIIYFAHVAERYSRLWIGLTLILSYAMAGGARILAQLVLRRARIKGMARRSVFLVGPGHNLVDVARGMRSAAGEGYSIAGVERFSKPPDETLLNRLARRVEASGAREVWICVPLEMGSVVRAIFYALRNHTAELRFVPDFRDMHLLNHRMSEVAGRFAIDLSVSPMSGVARIVKRLEDIVIGSLITLIIALPCIAIAIGIKMTSSGPVLFKQYRTGVNGKQFKVYKFRSMEVHEERTGIVTQATKGDPRVTRLGAFLRRTSLDELPQFYNVLQGRMSIVGPRPHALAHNEYYKELVQSYMWRHKVKPGITGWAQVNGLRGETDTLEKMERRVEYDLWYIDNWSLWLDLRIIFLTIIKGFSHQNAY; via the coding sequence ATGTCTCGCAAGTCGTTAGCATTGACCGAGCGCTACCCAGCGCCATTAGTGGTACCGATAGTCGATATTCTGGCGATCGTGCTCAGCGGTTTTATCGCCCACGGAATGCGCTTCGGTAATTTCCAGCTGCATGATCGCTACGTCCTGGCCATTACTGTCATGGCGCTGTCGGCGGTACTTCTCAACAATCTGATGGATGCCTATAGCCGCTGGCGTATCACCAGTCTCTTCACCTTGTTGGGTCGGCTGGCGATGGCTTGGTTCATCGTGGGTGTCTTGGCGGCTTCCATTATTTATTTTGCTCATGTGGCGGAGCGTTATTCCCGGCTCTGGATCGGGTTGACGCTAATCCTTTCCTACGCGATGGCGGGCGGTGCGCGAATATTGGCTCAGCTGGTGCTACGTCGAGCACGCATAAAAGGTATGGCGCGGCGCTCGGTATTCCTGGTGGGGCCGGGGCACAATCTGGTGGACGTGGCCAGGGGCATGCGCAGCGCGGCTGGTGAAGGCTACTCCATCGCCGGGGTCGAGCGTTTCTCGAAACCGCCGGACGAAACCTTGTTGAATCGATTGGCACGCCGCGTCGAAGCGTCTGGCGCTCGAGAAGTCTGGATCTGTGTTCCGCTGGAAATGGGCAGCGTGGTACGTGCAATTTTCTATGCCTTGCGAAATCACACCGCCGAGCTTCGTTTCGTGCCGGATTTTCGCGATATGCACTTGTTGAATCATCGCATGAGTGAGGTGGCGGGGCGCTTTGCCATCGATCTGAGCGTTTCGCCCATGAGCGGTGTGGCACGCATCGTCAAACGCCTGGAAGATATCGTGATCGGCAGTTTGATTACCTTGATTATTGCACTGCCGTGTATCGCCATTGCCATTGGTATCAAGATGACGTCATCCGGGCCGGTGTTGTTCAAGCAGTACCGTACCGGGGTCAACGGCAAGCAGTTCAAGGTCTACAAGTTTCGCTCCATGGAAGTGCATGAGGAAAGGACCGGCATCGTCACTCAGGCCACCAAAGGCGACCCGCGGGTCACTCGGCTTGGCGCTTTTCTGCGGCGCACGTCCTTGGATGAGTTGCCGCAGTTCTATAACGTGTTGCAGGGTCGCATGTCAATCGTTGGCCCGCGGCCCCACGCCCTGGCGCATAACGAATATTACAAGGAACTGGTGCAGTCCTACATGTGGCGCCATAAGGTGAAGCCGGGTATCACCGGCTGGGCGCAGGTCAACGGCTTGCGCGGCGAGACGGATACCCTTGAAAAGATGGAGCGCCGAGTTGAATATGACCTCTGGTACATCGACAACTGGTCGCTCTGGCTGGATCTGCGCATCATCTTCTTGACCATCATCAAGGGCTTTTCTCACCAGAATGCTTATTGA
- a CDS encoding glycerophosphodiester phosphodiesterase family protein, with protein sequence MTTRHDDSSPPRLWAHRGLSLHAPENTLAAVREAHKAGCQWVELDVQLLGDGTPVIWHDSDTKRCANANARLSRLTLEAARKLDVGAWFSPGFAGERMATLEEMLALLIELKMGLNLELKLNRGRDPCALAEVVIPRTLAAFPAERLIVSSFSRDALEAAREIEKDPKRLRLGLLYKGVPRDWRKDAERVQAYSVHGKWRRLTRQRAEEVKRAGLKLFCYTANDPKAFAPRWEWGVDGVISDDPRVFN encoded by the coding sequence ATGACAACGAGACACGATGATTCCTCGCCGCCTCGCCTATGGGCCCATCGCGGGCTCTCCTTGCATGCCCCGGAAAATACCCTGGCAGCGGTACGTGAAGCGCATAAAGCAGGATGCCAATGGGTGGAACTGGACGTTCAACTGCTGGGGGATGGTACGCCGGTCATCTGGCACGATAGCGACACCAAACGCTGCGCCAATGCCAACGCCAGACTTTCCAGACTGACGTTGGAAGCGGCGCGCAAGCTGGACGTGGGCGCCTGGTTCTCACCAGGATTCGCGGGCGAGCGCATGGCGACACTGGAGGAAATGCTGGCACTGCTGATTGAGTTGAAGATGGGGCTCAACCTGGAACTCAAGCTGAACCGGGGGCGGGATCCCTGTGCCTTGGCCGAGGTCGTGATTCCTCGAACGCTAGCGGCTTTCCCCGCAGAGCGGCTGATCGTTTCCTCGTTTTCTCGAGACGCTTTGGAAGCTGCCCGCGAGATAGAAAAGGACCCGAAGCGGCTTCGCCTGGGATTGCTTTACAAGGGAGTACCGCGAGACTGGCGGAAAGACGCCGAGCGCGTCCAGGCCTACAGCGTGCATGGGAAGTGGCGGCGCCTGACAAGGCAACGCGCCGAAGAAGTGAAGCGGGCGGGACTGAAACTTTTCTGCTATACCGCCAACGACCCGAAGGCGTTCGCCCCGCGTTGGGAATGGGGAGTGGATGGGGTGATCAGCGATGATCCGAGGGTTTTCAACTGA
- a CDS encoding YiiX/YebB-like N1pC/P60 family cysteine hydrolase, whose amino-acid sequence MNPILGTLGDWLSCYLSEPIAGNRALEPTDPSLLSACLRPGDVVLVEGDTRVSTAIKYLTQSTWSHAALYIGEAYAGWGGGAQGFIEADIREGVRRVGLEAFQGFHCRICRPVGLNTEEIDRLIDYAGERLGYQYDLKNIIDLARYLIPTPPIPRRWRRCMLAFGSGDPTRAICSTLIAQAFQSLQYPILPRVAAAQSLAPGCRGCDIQVLYPRHYSHYVPRDFDVSPYFEIIKPTLAQPFDHRQLIWGERPARALDDVALAARD is encoded by the coding sequence GTGAACCCTATACTCGGTACGCTGGGGGATTGGCTGAGCTGTTACTTGAGCGAACCCATCGCCGGCAACCGTGCCTTGGAGCCAACTGATCCAAGTCTGTTGTCAGCGTGCTTGCGGCCCGGTGATGTGGTGCTGGTGGAGGGGGATACACGGGTCAGCACGGCGATCAAGTATTTGACGCAATCGACCTGGTCCCACGCCGCGCTGTATATCGGTGAGGCTTATGCCGGCTGGGGAGGTGGCGCTCAGGGCTTTATCGAGGCGGATATTCGCGAAGGAGTACGCCGGGTCGGGCTGGAGGCTTTTCAAGGCTTTCACTGTCGTATATGTCGTCCGGTTGGCTTGAACACCGAGGAAATCGATCGCCTCATCGATTATGCCGGTGAGCGCCTGGGCTACCAGTACGATCTCAAGAACATCATCGACTTGGCCCGTTACCTGATTCCCACCCCACCCATACCGAGGCGTTGGCGGCGCTGTATGCTGGCCTTTGGAAGCGGTGATCCTACCCGAGCGATCTGTTCCACGCTTATCGCTCAAGCGTTTCAGTCCCTTCAATATCCGATTCTGCCCCGAGTGGCGGCGGCGCAATCCTTGGCGCCGGGCTGTCGAGGCTGCGATATTCAAGTGCTGTATCCGCGGCATTACAGTCACTACGTTCCCCGGGATTTCGATGTATCGCCTTACTTTGAAATCATCAAACCTACCCTGGCGCA